The Triticum aestivum cultivar Chinese Spring unplaced genomic scaffold, IWGSC CS RefSeq v2.1 scaffold73444, whole genome shotgun sequence nucleotide sequence AACGTACATTGGCATGCACACACATTGCAAGCCATACTAAGCTGATAAGTGTTAATAACTTGTACAACATATACAACACTTAAGACAAGTAAAAGCAATTTGATGAGTCATGGTCTATCAAAGCCACATTACTAGTCTAATCCATCTTAACAGGTCACACATGATTAAAATCTTGTTTGTGTGCAAGTCAAGCTTATCTAGTTTACATGTAACAACTTGTAGAACATTACAAAATTTATGTTTGCTAATAACTTCTAGAACACTACAACACTTGACATGTAAAAGGAATTTGATGAGTCAGCGTACTAAAGCAAGTTATATTACTAGTCTTATCTACCTTAACAGGCCACACAAGATTACAAACCAAGTTCTGTGCCAGCCATGCTTATCTAGATTATGCGTAACAATTTGCAGAAAATTACAAACTTAGTTTCAGAAAAATAGGCAATCTAGATTAGTGTTTGAGCTGTAAAGTGAGTAAAATGAGTCATGCGTGTTATCACACCTTTTTGGTTGTGGAATGATAGTGCAACAACAAGGAACTTTAATGACCAGTTCAAGAATACACTTGTAAGTAGTGCCACCGAACACAACATACCAAATTATGATTTTGAGAAGCATCCAAGCACTTCCACACAAGCAAATGCCAATTGTGAAAGAGATCATGCCATGGCAGCTATAAATAGGCCCGTAGCATGACGATCATCCTTCCTCATCCATCATTCTCATAAGTAGAGCGCATCATTTAAGCCAAGCAAGCAGTGCTCAATACAAATCCACCATGAAGACCTTTCTCATCCTTGCCCTCCTTGCTATTGTAGCAACCACCGCCACAATTGCAGTTAGAGTTCCAGTGCCACAATTGCAGCCACAAAATCCATCTCAGCAACAACCACAAGAGCAAGTTCCATTGGTACAACAACAACAATTTCCAGGGCAGCAACAACCATTTCCACCACAACAGCCATATCCGCAGCCGCAACCATTTCCATCACAACAACCATATCTGCAGCTGCAACCATTTCCGCAGCCGCAACTACCATATCCGCAGCCGCAACTACCATATCCGCAGCCGCAACTACCATATCCGCAGCCGCAACCATTTCGACCACAACAACCATATCCACAATCGCAACCACAGTATTCGCAACCACAACAACCAAtttcgcagcagcagcagcagcaacaacaacaacaacaacaaaaacaacaacaacaacaacaacaacagatcCTTCAACAAATTTTGCAACAACAACTGATTCCATGCAGGGATGTTGTATTGCAACAACACAGCATAGCGTATGGAAGCTCACAAGTTTTGCAACAAAGTACTTACCAGCTGGTGCAACAATTGTGTTGTCAGCAGCTGTGGCAGATCCCCGAGCAGTCGCGGTGCCAAGCCATCCACAATGTTGTTCATGCTATTATTCTGcatcaacagcaacaacaacaacaacaacaacaacaacaaccgttGAGCCAGGTCTCCTTCCAACAGCCTCAACAACAATATCCATCAggccagggctccttccagccatcTCAGCAAAACCCACAGGCCCAGGGCTCTGTCCAGCCTCAACAACTGCCCCAGTTTGAGGAAATAAGGAACCTAGCGCTAGAGACGCTACCTGCAATGTGCAATGTCTATATCCCTCCATATTGCACCATTGCTCCAGTTGGCATCTTCGGTACTAACTGAGAAGAGAAGAACTCTAGTAGTAGATATATGATACACCGTTTTCTTAGTCCATGGTTTGGTCGTTGTAGCGGTGAAAAAATAAAGTGACATGCACTATCATGTAAGAACCCGAACTATACTAGTTCAAACATGGGAATAAAAGACAAACACATGTCTTGTCTacatatgattgtttgtttgagttCCACTCATGTGCCCACTCACAAGTTCACCCCTAATTATATATATTATGCATTAAGTAGATATTTATGTTGCATTAATCTAAAGATAACAAAATGAGTCTGAAATTTGAATTAAATTGAAGTATTTCCTTGGACTTTCAAATGGAGTATTATTAAAGTAGTAAGGACTATCCACATCCTTGGCTTGCCCTTGATCAATTATTTCCAGAGAAGCATTCAATTCATTAATCAATTACATTGATTTTTGTGGCTGATACTTTTCCTCAACATGAGTATATTCATCGCGGCTACTCCAAATAGGCATGAATGAGGTACCGGTGCTCTGGAGCACTGGTACCTAACTGCTTCTCATGTGAAGGGGTGGGGGTGCGGGAGAGgtgtttttggtgggccaggggaGTAAgaagcggccgtggcagcggtccagacACCCACAAAGCCCCGTAGTTTGTTTTTGGTTTACAGGAAAATGCACATCCAGACCGGCCTGCGGGCCGATATAGGACCGTATTGAATGGCAAAACATGTCCGGATGGTTGCGAGCGGTTTAAGGGTTAGCTTTTGTAACGGCCGGTT carries:
- the LOC543280 gene encoding alpha/beta-gliadin MM1 precursor, coding for MKTFLILALLAIVATTATIAVRVPVPQLQPQNPSQQQPQEQVPLVQQQQFPGQQQPFPPQQPYPQPQPFPSQQPYLQLQPFPQPQLPYPQPQLPYPQPQLPYPQPQPFRPQQPYPQSQPQYSQPQQPISQQQQQQQQQQQQKQQQQQQQQILQQILQQQLIPCRDVVLQQHSIAYGSSQVLQQSTYQLVQQLCCQQLWQIPEQSRCQAIHNVVHAIILHQQQQQQQQQQQQPLSQVSFQQPQQQYPSGQGSFQPSQQNPQAQGSVQPQQLPQFEEIRNLALETLPAMCNVYIPPYCTIAPVGIFGTN